The region GTTTAATTTTCTTTTTCCCCAGACTTTAATCCGAAAAACTTTTGGGTGAGGAAATACATAATTATCGCAATCACCGACCCAAGAACGTAACCACCCAAAATATCCCCTGGAAAATGAACACCTGAGATGACACGCCCGAACCCAATAATAACCGCAATTACACCTAAGCTTACGGCAATACGTTTATGATAAAACCACATCATCATAGCTAATGCTGAAAAAAATGTTGCGTGCCCAGATGGAAAAGCACCATCTGCGTCTTGGGGAAAAAGAGGAACAACTTCTGTCATTGAAACAAAGGGACGAACCGTATCAAAAATACTTTTAAAAAAATGAGCAGAAAACCACGCAAAGCCCGCAACTAGAACCATCATCAAAAGTTCTTGTGCTCCCCTCTTTTTATCTTTGTGCACCAAGAGAAAATAAAAAAGTATAACAATCGCAAGATAAGCGAGACCGTCGCCCATAAAAGCAAATAGCGGATTAAGCATTGGATACTTAATTGTTAAACCATTTAAAAGATTGAAGAAATATAAATCCATGTACTGCGAAGCTTTTTATTTTGCGTACCTACCTTTGTTTTCCACAAAAGCCTTTAGTGGTTCGCTACTATATTTAAAACCATAACGATTTGAAAGTCTGGTGCCATCAACAACAACTGGGTAAGAGTAGAACTTCCAACCGCCACGTGACGTAGGAATCTTTCCACGACTCAAATGCCACAGTATAAAAAACGCAACACGAACAAGTAGTGGTGAAATAATCACAACTCTCTTCCCTACAGCGGAAGCCATATCGTGCGACAAGACAGATTGTCCAGGAGGGCAGATGTTGAACACTTCATACTCACCATCTAAATCATTAAATGTGAACAAAGTAACAATGTCTGCAACATCGTCCTCGTGAATAAACTGTCGACACCATTTTGGTGTTGCTGGAACAACTGCTGTCAGGAGAGTAACTATTTTATATACAAACGAACCCTTAAGATTGCCACTAAGCGCAGACTGTAGGCCAAAACGCCCCTCCATTGCACGCCCTCTTGGTCCTGTTATCGCTGCCGGACGAACAACAAAAACCTGTGGCACGTTCTGTCCTTTAGACTTAGCGGAGTTAAACTTTTCTTTAAGATGCTCTTCGACAACCTTTTTCTCAACTCCATACAAATACTCCATCTCTCTGAATGGCTCTTCCTCTTTGAAATAATGCTCAAGCGAATTGTCTGAAAAAGCACCGTAAGAAGATACGGTGGAAAAATAAATTAATTTTTTAACTGAGGAATTAGTAAAACAAAAATCAAAAACAGCGTCAGAACCTTCAACGTTCCACTTCCATTGTTTTTCTTTTTTGCCATACATTTCCCGAATCTGCCAGGCAACATTTATCACAACATCTGGGTTTTTCTCTGAAACTTTTTCTTGCCACAACCCGTCGCTTGTATTTCCCGTAATCCAAAAAACTTTCTCGTTCCCCTCTAAAAGTTTCGGTTTTATTTCTTTATCAAGACCAATAATCAAATCAACATCTTCTCGTTTTGAAAATTGATCACAAAGCATGGCTCCGACATATCCAGCAGCACCAGCAATAAAAATAGTGTGTTTGTTCATTTTGTTTTTTATTTTCCCGTTCGCGACAAAAGTGTTTGTATTGTTTTTAGCGCGATAATCAAGTCTAACATAAGCGAACGATTCTTCACGTAGTAAAGGTCATACGCAAGACGAATCCTGTTTTCATCAATCGTCTGTGGACTGATATGCCCAGGGGCATATTGCTGATTAACTTGCGCCCACCCAGAAATACCCGGCCTCACAATATAACGCATAGAATAATAAGATAGCGATTCGCGTAGTCTTATTTCAAGGCTAGCCAAATCAGAGCGTGGACCAATAAAAGAAAGGTTGCCTTTTAGTATATTTAATATCTGTGGCAACTCATCAATACTTGTTGTGCGGAGGATTTTTCCTACACGTGTTGGGTTATTTTTACTCTCTTTGTGCCAAACACCTTCCTCTATGCGTTCAAGGGTACGAAACTTAAAAACAAAAAACTTCTGATTGTCTTGCCCTACTCGCTCTTGTTTTGTGAACACCCTTCCTCCGTCATCCAACTTAATAGCAAGCGCCACAAATGGAGTTATTATTAAAGTAAAAGTTCCTAAAATAAGCGCCAACACAATATCCATCAAACGCTTCAGTATGTCGTAAGTTATTTCTGGGGTAGAAGGAATATTTTCAATAAACCAGTCATGACCAACAAACGAAAGCGGTACTCGATCAAAAACATCCTCATAAACTTTATTGATATCCACAAAACGAACTTTGGTAAAAATAAGATTATAAATACTGGCCAAAACGGGAACGGCTTTAATGTTTCGCAAATCCACGACTACAGTTCCAACACCATCTTCGTTAACAGCCCGAAGAACTTCTTTTTTGAAATTGTCAGAAGATGTTGTACTTAAATCAAAAACATCTTTAAAAAAAAGGCCGTATCTATCATTACTGTTTACCTCGTCTTTAAGTTCGTGCATCTCCTCCCCCTCTCCAATCAATATCGCTTTTTCACGCTCTCTTGAAAGAATAAACTTCGACAAATATACTCGCCAAAAAAGCATAAACGTAAAAGAAACAACGAAATAAAATAGTAGTGTTGTTTTCGGGTTTATCTCAAAAAAGGGTACTATGTAAAAGTAGGCTAAAGAGACCATCCCGTTCGCTATGTATGCCTTTAGAACAACCGCCTGAAGTCGATTTTTGAAAAAAAATACTCTTTTGTTGTATAAACCGAGAATAAAGAAAACAAAAATCCAAACAACAAAAAGCAACGAAAAGGCCATCAGGTGTTGTTTAAATAGAGTACCGCCTGGAATCGTGGAGTAACGCAACAAAAAAGCCACCCACAAAGAAGCATAAAAAACAGCAATATCGCCTAAAAATAGTATTATTGGCTCGTTTTTGTTGATAATGCTCATTTGTTTATAATGATATATAGAATACTATATTTGCCCGAAATACAATGCAATACAATAAAGATAACGGAACAGACCCTAAAATATGTTACTTGGTGACACTAGGAACTTGGGGTGGAGCGCAAAGATATGTCTATGACCTAGGCCTTTATTTCTCACGAGAGAAATTCACAATATCTCTTATCACTGGAACTCCTGGTCTTTTGGTTGAAAAATTTAAATCTGAAAATATCGAAACTTCGGTTATCACCGAGCTTGGTCGCAATATAAAACCACTAAGTGACCTTATTGCTTTTTTCAGAATAATTACACTTCTAAAAAAAGAGCGACCCGAGATACTACACGTGAACAGTTCGAAGGGTGGTGGTATTGGGGCGCTGGCTGGAAGAATTGTTGGTACAAAAAATATTGTCTTTACTGCTCATGGTTGGGCCTTCAACGAAGACCGTCCCATTATTGAAAAAGCTGTAATTACTTTTTTACATTGGCTTACAGTAATACTCTCACACAAAACAATCGCGGTATCAGAGGCCGTAGCCACTCGCATTAAAAATCTTCCTTTTGCTAAAAATAAAATAGTTGTTATAAAAAATAGCGTCTCTCAAATGAGTATTACGGAGCGAAGTGAGTCTCGTTCGTTCATTGAAAAATATACAGGGAAAAGTCTTGGTAAAAATACAATTGTTGTTGGAACTATTTCCGAACTTAATAAAAACAAAGATATTTTTTCTTCAATAGAAGCAATCTCTCTCCTAAAAAAAGAAGGGTTGGACGTTATTTTTGTTGTATTTGGAGAAGGCTCGGAAAGGGCTAGTTTAGAAAAATTAATAGCGGAATTGAGCCTAAAAGATGCTGTTTTTTTGCTTGGTTTTAACGAAAGAGCTTCTTCGTTAATCTCAGGGTTTGATATCTTCACACTAACTTCTATTACTGAGTCTTTGGGGTATGTTCTACTTGAAGCGGGACTTGCGAAGGTCCCAGTTGTTGCAACGGCCGTTGGCGGTATTCCGGAAGTAATTGAAAATAACGTTACCGGTCTTTTGGTTAAACCGCGATCCCCTTCTGAAATATCACACGCGATAAAAACACTTCTAGAAAACAAAGAGTTGGCAGAAAAACTAGCTTCAAGATTGCATGAGAAAGTTTTGGTGGAATTTTCTCCGCAAAGAATGCTTAGAGAAACCAAAAAGGTTTACGGGGAGTACTAGATTCCAAAAAACTCATTCTTAACAGTATCCCTATGAGCAGCGCGCTGATATCGTCGCATCCCCATCATAATTCCCAACCCAGTAAACTCGGCAAGCAAATGAGAACCTCCGTAGCTCATAAATGGCACGGTAATCCCGGTCACGGGGAGCAATCCAATATTCATTCCGATATTTATTATCAAGTGACTCATAATGAAGATAGAAAAACCAAGACAAAACAATGTTTCAAAATTTGATTCTCCAAGCATGGCATTACTTAAAATTCTCCAAACAACAACGCCGTAAAGTGCAAAAAGTAAAAGAACTCCGATAAATCCCCACTCTTCAGCGAAAGCAGAAAATATAAAATCAGTCTCATACTCCGGCAAAAACTTAAGTCGTGACTGTGTGCCGTAACCTATCCCCTTGCCCATAATCTGACCGGAGCCAACAGCAATAGTTGATTGATAAGCGTTATACCCTGCACCACGGATATCAGAAAGTGGATGAATAAACGTTAGTATTCTAGCTTTTTGATATGGAGCAAACACAGCAATCCAAAGAATTGCAAACGCAACGGCCCCGGCTAAAAGTATTGCAAAAAGATGTTTTTTCGACACACCGGAAACAAGTATCATTCCGAACCAAATTAAAAATACTATCATTGCTGAGCCAAAATCTGGCTGTACCATGATTAGAACAAACGGAATAAAGGCATAAATTCCCGAAACAATAATGTGTCTAAAGTGAGCAATTTCAACGTGTCTGCGTGAAAAATATTTTGCCAAAACTAAAATAACAACAATCTTCATGAAGTCCGCAGGCTGAAAAGAGAAGCCTCCGAAATCAAACCAACTTTTCGCACCTTTTGCTACAGACCCTAACCCAAACAACAACAAAAGTAAGCCTGCACCAAAAAGAAAAATTGCCATTATCACATTTGTTCTACGAAGAAAACGGAAGTCAAAAAACGATAATATGAAAAAAACAGAGAATGACACAGCAACCCATATAATTTGTTTATCAAAATACCCCTTGTCTCCAACAAAGGAGTCCATTGTTAAAAGCCCGGCAACAATAATAGGAATCAACGCAAAAAATAAGACCCAATCAATTCTCTGGTATATTCCGCGAAGTACTGTCATAGATTAGAAACTTAAAGTAAACGGATTAACGTGTGGAACAATTTCAATCCTAGCAACATCTTTTTCGATTGACTTTAGCCACGTAAAATAAACATCGTCAGAGGCTCTTGGTTTT is a window of Candidatus Paceibacterota bacterium DNA encoding:
- the rodA gene encoding rod shape-determining protein RodA, which codes for MTVLRGIYQRIDWVLFFALIPIIVAGLLTMDSFVGDKGYFDKQIIWVAVSFSVFFILSFFDFRFLRRTNVIMAIFLFGAGLLLLLFGLGSVAKGAKSWFDFGGFSFQPADFMKIVVILVLAKYFSRRHVEIAHFRHIIVSGIYAFIPFVLIMVQPDFGSAMIVFLIWFGMILVSGVSKKHLFAILLAGAVAFAILWIAVFAPYQKARILTFIHPLSDIRGAGYNAYQSTIAVGSGQIMGKGIGYGTQSRLKFLPEYETDFIFSAFAEEWGFIGVLLLFALYGVVVWRILSNAMLGESNFETLFCLGFSIFIMSHLIINIGMNIGLLPVTGITVPFMSYGGSHLLAEFTGLGIMMGMRRYQRAAHRDTVKNEFFGI
- a CDS encoding NAD-dependent epimerase/dehydratase family protein, with the protein product MNKHTIFIAGAAGYVGAMLCDQFSKREDVDLIIGLDKEIKPKLLEGNEKVFWITGNTSDGLWQEKVSEKNPDVVINVAWQIREMYGKKEKQWKWNVEGSDAVFDFCFTNSSVKKLIYFSTVSSYGAFSDNSLEHYFKEEEPFREMEYLYGVEKKVVEEHLKEKFNSAKSKGQNVPQVFVVRPAAITGPRGRAMEGRFGLQSALSGNLKGSFVYKIVTLLTAVVPATPKWCRQFIHEDDVADIVTLFTFNDLDGEYEVFNICPPGQSVLSHDMASAVGKRVVIISPLLVRVAFFILWHLSRGKIPTSRGGWKFYSYPVVVDGTRLSNRYGFKYSSEPLKAFVENKGRYAK
- a CDS encoding sugar transferase codes for the protein MSIINKNEPIILFLGDIAVFYASLWVAFLLRYSTIPGGTLFKQHLMAFSLLFVVWIFVFFILGLYNKRVFFFKNRLQAVVLKAYIANGMVSLAYFYIVPFFEINPKTTLLFYFVVSFTFMLFWRVYLSKFILSREREKAILIGEGEEMHELKDEVNSNDRYGLFFKDVFDLSTTSSDNFKKEVLRAVNEDGVGTVVVDLRNIKAVPVLASIYNLIFTKVRFVDINKVYEDVFDRVPLSFVGHDWFIENIPSTPEITYDILKRLMDIVLALILGTFTLIITPFVALAIKLDDGGRVFTKQERVGQDNQKFFVFKFRTLERIEEGVWHKESKNNPTRVGKILRTTSIDELPQILNILKGNLSFIGPRSDLASLEIRLRESLSYYSMRYIVRPGISGWAQVNQQYAPGHISPQTIDENRIRLAYDLYYVKNRSLMLDLIIALKTIQTLLSRTGK
- a CDS encoding phosphatase PAP2 family protein, which encodes MDLYFFNLLNGLTIKYPMLNPLFAFMGDGLAYLAIVILFYFLLVHKDKKRGAQELLMMVLVAGFAWFSAHFFKSIFDTVRPFVSMTEVVPLFPQDADGAFPSGHATFFSALAMMMWFYHKRIAVSLGVIAVIIGFGRVISGVHFPGDILGGYVLGSVIAIIMYFLTQKFFGLKSGEKEN
- a CDS encoding glycosyltransferase — encoded protein: MQYNKDNGTDPKICYLVTLGTWGGAQRYVYDLGLYFSREKFTISLITGTPGLLVEKFKSENIETSVITELGRNIKPLSDLIAFFRIITLLKKERPEILHVNSSKGGGIGALAGRIVGTKNIVFTAHGWAFNEDRPIIEKAVITFLHWLTVILSHKTIAVSEAVATRIKNLPFAKNKIVVIKNSVSQMSITERSESRSFIEKYTGKSLGKNTIVVGTISELNKNKDIFSSIEAISLLKKEGLDVIFVVFGEGSERASLEKLIAELSLKDAVFLLGFNERASSLISGFDIFTLTSITESLGYVLLEAGLAKVPVVATAVGGIPEVIENNVTGLLVKPRSPSEISHAIKTLLENKELAEKLASRLHEKVLVEFSPQRMLRETKKVYGEY